The Nakaseomyces glabratus chromosome D, complete sequence nucleotide sequence TAGACCATCTACGCCAACTCAACAAACTCCAATTTACAAAAATACATTCCAGAATTCGGATAACAGCAATTACAACGTCAATAGCGCTAGTGTATTTAGTACACCCGCTTTAAAATACGGACAATCCTCGACAGAGTCTCCAAATAGTGCTACATTTAATAGTATTGGTGCCCATACGACGTCCATTTCGGTTACAACTTCACCTAAACACTATTATAGTAGCAAGAAAATATCGGGGGGCTCTAATTCTCCCAAGAGACGCAAGTCGAACCCAACGTTTACCAGTGTCACAAGCACTCCAACTGCTAGCCATGGTGCAAAGAGTAAAAGCGGAAGCAACAGTCCTAAGAATGGTGCGTATCATCTAAGGAAGTGTGTTTCGTGTAACTCTAGTGATTCGCCATGTTGGAGACCATCCTGGTCTGGTAAGAAGACTGAGCAATTATGTAACTCTTGTGGATTGCGTTACAAGAAGACGAGGACTCGTTGTCTAAACGACGGTTGTCGGAAAATTCCAACCAAGGGTGAActaaatataatgaaatcaCAGGGATTGGAAAAGGAGTACAACACACAACTTCAACGTGAAGTAGAAGGCTACAAATGTCTGTTCTGTAACCACATAACTGAGACACGCTAAGAAATCGAATCTAATATAACATGCATAAGCCAGTAATTGGTAAGATAAGACATTTCGCTTCTTTTTTCTATGTGGATACAGGTATCTATAGAAAGAAAAGTCAAAACAGAATTCTTATGGTATGGCCTAATGGCTATTCCAATACAATTTGAGATGGGAGTTGATCTCCTGATAaagtaacaaaaaatttatttctACACAACAAAGCAGAATAGAAAATTTACTTGTAAGTGTTGAGCGAAATGTAATTTAGAGAATTTTGGTGGTATTCTTATAATACATTGTACTCAATTATACAAGTAGATTTTCTATTACTGCTTTATGACTTTTTTAAATGCACACTGTGTGTGCTCAAAGGCACTAACGCAAGTCTTgacattttattttattttatttttatatcatATTACATTTAACTTATTCtacatatattttatttttacatAAAGAGGccttaataatattaatgatCATTAACATATTTCAATTCTAATAACATCAAGTCCCAACTTTTCCGAACTATTTGGTTCTGATACAGAGATTTAtacaaaaacataaaagGGACACACTCCTTGCGTTGGTCCCATACCCACCATAATCACGTTAGTAACCTATAACGGCATACGTGCAAGTTGTTAGAAAGCAAAATAATCTTACCCGGCTAGTTTTTCCAGGGAAGAAGTCAAGGATTGCGCTCTCTTTGCATGGGGGCAGAGACACCCCCCCCCTACTAAATACCGGTTTGTGTATTTCGGAGAGGGTTAGTGCTAAGGGGGAGTTGAAGAGACGATGATATCATTTCTCATCAGTAGCGTCAGTTAGCGGGGAGATCTGCCGGGTAAAGTTTCacatttctttctttttctttttaccCTCGTTGTAAGAGAAGTTCTTAGAAGGGGGAGTGTCTGCAAGTGGAAGCTACGAGGCAGTTTGAATAAGACTAGACAGCGACGAGATAGAAATCGATATTGCAGTGCCCTGGCAGGACAGAATAAAGGCCTTCATGGGGGATTCCATGCCTGGATATCTACTGACCTTTCTTAGATAAAGAGGGGGGGGAGAATTGCGAGGATTGAAAAGCCGAAGAAAGGATTTCAGAAGGCCTTCTTTTGAATGGGGGGCTTTCTCACTCGCATACGTTTGGTAATTCGAGGGGGGTGGGAAACCATGGACCTGTTAGAATTCGAGATGAGctcttgaaagaaaaattcaCTGAAAATTTGATTGCTTTTTGcgaaaaaaatgataaaaaaaaaattaaaattaatatttaaaataaaaGCACTAGTAGTAGTTTTGTTTTGGATTGACATAtacttcaaatatataatagaaTAGTGGAATAAGTAAAAAAGATTCTATCCATAAATATCAGATTGCTGTGTTGGTAGCAAAAAAGACAAGATACTAAGGCAGAAAGCAAGTCAGATCAATCAAAGTCTTGGAATTGCATTACTTCCCtcaattttctttaatttgtGAAGTATAAGAGTTATTTATTTCTGACCCTTTGTGAAAATTATTTAATTCATTCAACTGAACTAGAAGTTTTAACTTGGgcttaaaaaaaaaattaataataaaaaggAATAAGTTTTAGATTAgtaaattgaaagaaactGTTTGTGTGATAAACCCATTTCATTAGAGAAAGGTTAAAATACCataaaatagtaataataatacaaaagaGAGATAATACAAAATGGCTTCTCAACCTGAAATTGCTAAGAATTTATTTGCTTCCACTACCACTTTGGTTGATTATCCTGCAAAGGAGGAGAAAAAATCACATGAGGACAATGTCGACACATATTTGGAACAACTTTTCTATAAGTTGAAGAATGACCCTGAGATCAGTAAGCTGCCTCACAATGAAGCTCACTTAGAGATATACAACGCGTTGAAGAAGAGGGTCGATGATATCAACAATGAGACTTGTGAACCAGGTGAAGAaaactctttctttgtATGCGACCTAGgtgaaattgaaagattGTACGCTAACTGGTGGAAAGAACTACCAAGAGTTCAGCCATTTTACGCTGTCAAGTGTAACCCAGATTTGAAGATAATAAGAAAATTGGCTGACCTCGGAGCTAACTTCGATTGTGCCTCTAAATTGGAGATAGACAAGGTCTTATCAATGGACGTCAACCCAGAAAGGATCATTTACGCAAACCCATGCAAAGCAGCTTCTTTCATTAGATATGCTGCCACGAACAAAGTTATGAAGTCCACGTTCGATAACGTTGAAGAACTTCATAAGATTAAAAAGTTTCATCCTGAATCTCAACTATTCCTGCGGATTGCAACTGATGATTCTACAGCACAATGCCGTTTATCTACCAAGTATGGATGTGAAATGGAAAGAGTCGACTCCTTATTGGAATGCATCAAAACACTGGGTCTAAACCTGGTAGGTGTTTCTTTCCATGTTGGTTCTGGTGCTTCAGATTTCTCAAGTTTATATAAAGCTGTCAGAGATGCTAGAATCGTCTTTGATAAAGCAGTCAACGACTATGGTCTTCCTGAACTTAAGACACTTGATGTTGGTGGTGGCTTCCAATTAGAATCATTTAAGGAATCCAGTGCTGTTCTAAGACTGGCATTGGACGAATATTTCCCAGAGTCAAGCAAGGTAGACATTATTGCAGAACCAGGCAGATATCTCGTAGCTTCTGCCTTCACATTGTCAGCAAATGTTATTGCTAAGAGAAAGTTAAATGAAGCTGAATCAATGATTTATGTCAACGACGGTGTTTATGGAAACATGAACTGTATTCTTTTTGACCATCAGGAACCAACACCAAGAACTCTATGGCATGATAACAATTATCATTatgatgattttgattctACTTCACCAAACCCAATCACAACTTGCCCATACAAAGTTTCTATGTGGGGACCTACTTGTGACGGTCTAGACTGTATTACCAAGGAGTATTACATGAAGCATGACCTAGTGGTAGGAGACTGGCTCTACTTCCCAAGATTGGGTGCCTACACCTCCAGTGCGGCCACGCCATTCAATGGGTTTGACCAAACTGCTGATATTATATACATCAACTCAGAGAACCATGACAATATATGAGATGCAATGGAGCCCTCATCCGGTTCTTCTGACTGTAATGACCATCGCAATGGAGTAGAAAGCTTCAGGAATAATTGATCGAAGCCCGAGTCATATTTGAGTACAAATAATCATTTAGTTATATGTATCTGACCAATACATGCAACTTACATATGTACATTATTTCATGCCTTATTTAGACATCCATATCATGAATATCTATTTATTCTTATCCCTTTATTCACCGTAGTGTCAGGGACTCTACGTGCTCGTTTTGAAGGTGGTTCATCAAAGGAGCAGTTTGCATCCCCTAACATTacaagtgaaaaaaaattccaTTGTTTAAGATAATTTACAGTGCAATGCcgaaaattttgaaaatctAAGCTGTTtaagaacaaagaaaacGGAATACAATGTGGATTTGCCATATATGGGCACACTAAGGGCTACTGTGTTGACAATAGTGTATTATCTTCGCTAATTCATTCTCACCGAAGTTTGTATAGAGATTCTTTCCAGTTGGGATGTCTGAAAGCAAGCTTGTGTTCTTCAAGCCTACACTTGAACATGTGATACCGTGGAAAAGATATCAGTTAGAGCAACCGAAGGTGCTGGTCAACAACGAGCTCTATGATGATAAAGAAGGCAAGTTGATTCTATATGGTGGTGGGAGAGAGTTTCTGTTAAGAGACATAGACAGAGGTGAAGAGGTAGAAGTAGAGGTTTACATCCTTGAAGGGCGGTTAATGCTCTGGATCAAACATCCTGATATTAACAAAGGTGTAGAGATACCGAATAGTAGTATAATATATCATGGCTCAAGGATCAACTACGAAGGTCGTGATGGACATCGACTAGAGTTGGTCGTGAGTGTCTGCAGGGACAAGATCATAGACGAACTATTCGGCAGCGATAAATCACGTGACACTGATATATATGGTGGCACTGTCCTTAATGGTGGTAACGAACTCAATGCAGGCCATGAGGGCTCCAGTAGAGGTGTTTCTGAAGAGCTGCCGATGTATACGCTTTCGAGTGTTGAGTTAGTGCTGAGGCCGAAATATTCCAGTTTTGATAGATATTACAGTGAGGAGATAGAGCAGCTGTTTACATTTGACAATTTTGGACTGAACCGTGGTGATGATCTGATAGAGAACTGTCACAATCAGCTGGCATTGAGTATTGAGCACAGTGCGCAAGAGGAAGAGGTATTGTCATCAGATAATGCTGGGATGAACGAACAGCCAGGAGAACCTACATCTATGAGCACACTTTTAAACAGCATGAACTCAACGAATGGTATGTATCCTACAAACATCGCACAGTCCGACCAGCGATTTGAGAATTCTAATAGCGATACGCCAGTTATCGGTAATACCGGCAACTGCGATGATTTAGATGATATGAATTTTGGGATGGAGATCGGCGATGCTTCAAGTTTTGCAATCGAGCAGAACCAGCTCAACCCTGCATCGGCTATTCTAGGGAGACGCAGCCGTGATTCTTAGGAGGGGGGTAGTGATATTCAACCGTTTGAACTCCAGAACTGCAAGTCTTGCAACTTCCAAtgtctttctttttagtttatttttaattttttttgtctttcatATCATCAAAACATTTATCGGTTTGCAACTTCCACTCTCTCTCCCCCCCACACGCACACATTCTACAGTGCAGACTCTATTTATCGATGAAGAAATTCATCATCGGACTTTCAATCTAAGTAACTGTTTTCGTGTAATACTAGTGTATATTGTGAATACTATGTGCATCGAAGTACCTGCAGTGCCAATGATACAAAGATACAAAGATACAAAGATACAAAGATCAGCACAGTACTTGTGTAGGACCTAGACCCGAATCAGGCATCCCAGAACAGAGAACACGATGGGCCAAGAAAAGGGAATGTCTAGTTCTAGTCCAGAGTCGGTGTGAATCTCAACAACTCAACATCGGTGAGGACTAATATACGTCATGCAGGGGAGTATCAACCTCGAGAGATCCTACCAAGGCCCCCCCCTTGCCCTTTGTCACTGGAAGTGTGAAAAAACCCAACAAAAAGCCGAAAAATGCAGCCGCCAGGAAAGGATTCCACgccaaaaaataatgaacGAAAACAATCCATATCTGTGTTGTCCGCAACTGCTAATATGCTTCCCCAGACGGTGGTAGGGGGGCGGGGAGAGATCCCAGGTAGAGATCCCAGGAAGATTTTATCGGTGACGAACAACAGAATGCGCTTCCCAATTTTTGTTGaacaaaattattgaaCATAGTTGACAGGCAGACCAAAAACCGGGTAACCCGTCAAGAGAAAAAGTAGGCGCAAGCAATTTACAAGTTTCGCACAATCCAACACTGAAAGGACAGTGCCGGGTCCATCTACTGAAGAGGTGTCGTATAGTAATATCTTAGCTACTTGCCCCCCAGCACCACAACGAAGAGAAAGGAACTTCACATGGAGGTAAGCCGGTTAAATGCTGTGCTTGGTTCCAGCTGTGCAGGCTCTCTACACGTAATGTCCTCTCAGAGCTGGAGGGGAAATCTCCACTGCCCCAGCAATTTTAGGGGCTACGACAAGAGAGTAGTGAAAACGGAGTGGGAACACTAACGAACCTCGCGAAAGAGGTATTTTAGCTACTGCCAGATAACCCGGGTAGAGAAGTCGTAGAAGGCCAAAAGGCTCGGAGAAACACTTAACACACACACAGACACAGACAGAGACACGCACTACCTAAAGCAACGTACCCGAAGCCCTGCCTCAACATCCCACGTACCGGTGGTTCAAGGAATGGGAAAAATGGCAAATCTCTGTGGGCCTGAGGCAGAGAAGCACGTAGAAATCCATGAGGAAATCTCCAAAGATGGCAAGAcatgtgaaaaaaaaattttttttcacatgTCAAAACCCAAGGGTGTCTTGTGTGTCTTGTCAAGGCTCTCTTTCAGTTTCAGAGAACTACGCGTCAGTATCTTCCTCAACATGCCAAAAGCAAGAGATAGCTGCGAGAGTGGTCCTTCTAGGGAAGCAGAACTCACTCACACTAAGCCAAGTGAGTGGAAGAGCGAccagagagagagagagagggTTGACATGGGACGAAACCAATGGAAAGGTTGTTGAATCGCACTGCTCTCGCTATCACACTCACCACTCACACTATACAGTAGCCCTACCCTATCAACTTGCGATTGCTACGGGTACTGCGAACCTGGCAGGTCGTTGTTGAATTTTCACTTTGTGCTTCACACTCTCTAACGTAATAGAGTGGAGAGTATAGTACTTGGACAAAGCGAGCGAGGATCGCAGTAGAAAGAGCCATCCCATAGTTCTCTCTTATAGTTCTCTCTTTCCAGtcctttattttattttctggattatattttctttaacGTTTCAAtctgattttatttttaatcaATTGAATGGGTTGCCTCTCGTCGCTTGCTCCAGGAACGTCGACAACCCGACAAAAAccaaggaaagaaaaaaaaaacctaaaaaaataaaaaaaaaatttcttataTAAACTTGATAGATCTTAAActtctcatttttttttcacatgCTATTGTATTTACCAATCGAATCAGATATAAGTGACTCCCAATCCCCCTATCTCCAGTTATACAAATAAAGAGCTATCCTTTTGGCAAATTCCCAAAATAATTCTCTCTAAATACAGAATCTGTGATAGATTATAACTACAAAGGAAAACCATAGCCTTAAGTCTCCTTACTAAAGATTATAGATTTATAGAATATTTTAGTTCTCTGAcaactaaaaaaaagataaagaaatttcATTCTGGGGAAAGGTACTGGACATATCCTGAAAGGAAATTAGATAAGAAAGTAACTAACCAATAGCAATGGATACTAGACCTTTCACGATATCATATGGCTCAATTGAGCATACATTGGTTATTCCAATCtctcaattttttttagtgtCTCAATTGAACGACCAGTTCTTGAAACTAGAATTACCTAACCATCAGCAACCATCGGAAGATTTCCAAAGTGACGAAGAGCCTACTTCTCCAGTGGAGTTGTTGGGTAAGTTCATCGGCTACGTCACGTCTTTGATCGACACCGCTGGTTCTGATGAATCCCAGCAGAAGAAAATTACCTCGATACTAGAGTTGACTTTCAAGGACTTCGAGAGCTCTTATTTGAACGGTAACGATATTCACACTTTGGCAGCTAAGTTACTCCAGGACAATGATATCGCTCTGGAAGAACAAGTAGAAGCTGTGGAGAACAACACGAATAACAAGCAAGAAGTGTTCCCAACCACATTACCAAAAGTTAAGGAATTGGTGAAGAACTACTTAAACGCCAAAGTGCTTTTGCACAAGCTTGGTGTCATCACTGTCCAGAATAGTCAAAACAAGATAAACTCTGCATTGTTCGGTAGCGATATCACCAAAATTTACGCCATCTTCGGTGGCCAAGGTAACACCGACGACTACTTCGAAGAACTGCGTGACTTATACCAAACATACAGCTACCTAATAGAAGATATCCTAGATTTTGTCTCTAAGACACTAAACAACTTACTGAAAAACTCTTCCCAGGATATGGAAAAGATCTTCACTCAAGGTTTAGATGTTAAGCACTGGTTGAAATACCCTAACGCTACCCCAGAGAACGACTACCTGTTGTCTATTCCAATCTCTTGTCCATTAATTGGTGTTATACAGCTCACTCATTATGCGTTGACTGCAAGACTATTAAACGTTACCCCAGGAGAATTGAGAAGCAAGATTCAAGGTGCTACTGGTCATTCTCAAGGTCTAGTGGCAGCTGTATCCATTGCCGAGGCTGACTCTTGGGAtgctttcttcaaatctttCGAAAAGGCCATCACTTTACTGTTCTTCATCGGTGTGCATTGTTACTTGGCTTACCCAAAAACCTCTCTACCACCTTCTATTCTACAAGATTCTCTAGAGAATGGTGAAGGTGTTCCATCTCCTATGTTAACCATCTCTAACCTAACCAAAGAACAAGTTCAAGAATATGTGGATAAGACGAACAGCCATTTACCAGCTGAGAAGCATATCGTCATTTCTTTAGTTAACGGTGCTAGAAACCTAGTTGTATCGGGTCCCCCACAATCCCTATACGGTCTAAACTTGACTCTGAGAAAGGCTAAAGAACCAAGTGGTCTTGATCAATCAAGAATTCCATACAGTGAGAGAAAGCTAAGATTTTCCAACAGATTCTTACCTGTTGCATCACCATTCCATTCTCATCTGTTGGAACCAGCTAACGAAGCAATTATTGACAATCTAAAGGCATTTAATGTTGAGTTTTCTGCCAAGGATTTGAAAATTCCTGTATATGACACATTCGATGGCTCCGATTTGAGAGATAACTCTGGATCAATTGTCCAGAGAATTACCGATTGCATTATCAGATTACCTGTTAACTGGGAAACATCGACTAAATTCGAAGCTACCCATATTCTTGATTTCGGCCCTGGTGGCACATCAGGTTTGGGTGTCTTGACTCACCGTAATAAAGATGGTACTGGTGTTCGTGTTATTGTAGCTGGTACCCTAGATATTAATCCAGATGATGACTATGGTTTTAAGCAAGAGATATTTGAAGTTGCAAGCAACAGTGTTAAGCAAAATCCAAACTGGTTGAAGGAATTCTGTCCTAAGCTAGTTAAGACTAAGGCAGGTAAGGTATATGTTGACACTAAGTTCTCAAAGATGATTGGTAGACCTCCACTATTGATTCCTGGTATGACACCAACTACTGTTTCGCCTGATTTTGTTGCTGCTACTATTAATGCAGGTTACACTATTGAACTGGCTGGTGGTGGTTATTTCTCTCCTGGACATATGACCCAGGctattgatgaagttgtATCCCAAATAAAGAAGGGTTACAGTTTAGGTATCAATCTAATTTATGTCAACCCAAGAATGCTACAGTGGGGTATTCCATTGATAAAGGAACTAAGGGAAAGAGGATATCCTATACAATCCTTAACAATTGGTGCCGGTGTTCCATCTCTAGAAGTTGCCACAGAATACATAGAAACTCTGGGTTTGACACATCTAGGTCTAAAACCTGGTTCTATTGATGCTATTTCTCAATGTATCAACATTGCAAAAGCTCATCCAAACTTCCCTATCGTACTGCAATGGACTGGTGGTAGAGGTGGTGGTCACCATTCTTTTGAAGACTTTCATCAACCTATGCTTCAAATGTATTCTAAGCTAAGAAGATGCAAGAATATCATATTAATTGCAGGTTCTGGTTTTGGTGCTGCTGAAGATACTTACCCATACTTAACAGGTGAATGGTCTGCAAAAATGAACTATCCACCTATGCCATTTGATGGTTTACTGTTTGGTTCTCGTGTTATGGTAGCAAAGGAAGCAAAGACTTCTCTAGCAGCTAAGAAATTGATTGTTGACTGTGTAGGTGTCCCTGACAACCAATGGGAGCAGACATACAAGAAGCCAACTGGTGGTATTATAACTGTTCGTTCAGAGATGGGTGAACCAATCCACAAAATTGCTACCCGTGGTGTTTTGTTCTGGAAGGAAATGGATGACACTATTTTCACTCTACCCAAGAATAAGCTTCAAGCTGCTTTAGATGCTAAGAGAGACTACATCATTGAAAAGTTAAACAGTGTCTCTCAAAAGCCTTGGTTTGCTACAGTGAATGGTGAAGCTCGTGATTTGACTAGTATGACATATGAGGAAGTCGCCAAGAGATTAGTTGAGTTAATGTATATCAGAAAGACAAACTCCTGGATTGATATTACTTTGAGAAACTTCACAGGTGACTTCTTGAGACGTGTGGAAGAGCGTTTCACCACTCAAAAAACATCATCTGTTATTCAATCTTATGCGATTTTGGAAAAGCCAGACGAGGCCATCAAGCTGGTCTTTGATGCATACCCATGTGCTAAGGATCAATACTTAAATGCTCAAGATGTTGACTATTTCTTAGCTCTTTGTCAAAATCCAATGCAAAAGCCAGTTCCGTTTGTTCCTGTCTTGGACCAGAGGTTtgaatttttcttcaagaaggaCTCTTTATGGCAATCTGAGCATTTAGAAGCCgttgttgatgaagatgttcAAAGAACATGTATTTTACATGGTCCAGTGAGTGCTCAATACACCACTAAGGTCGATGAACCAATCCAAGATATACTGGATGGTATCCACAACGGCCATATTGATATGCTATTGAAGGACTATTATGGTGGCGATTCATCCAAAATCCCTGTAGTTGAATACTTTGGTGGTGAAGATCCTGTAGAGATCAATAACACAGAAATTGTCAAAGATGAAGACACTTTAGTATTGGATGCTTCTACCATCAAGGATGAAGCCTACTGGTTCAAGCTACTTTCAGGTTCTAAGAGAAACTGGAGACATGCGTTCTTCTCTACTGATAGATTGGTTCAAGGGTCATCTTACACCGAAAATCCAGCAAGAAAGGTTTTCAAACCAAGTAAGCACATGTTTGTTGAGATTACCAACGCcaacaatgaagaaaaatgtgTTATTACATTGAAGGAAATGGTTCAAGGTGAACTAAAGAAGACAGCTGTTTTGAAGTTAATCCAAAAAGATTTAATTGAAATGGACATGATTGAGAACAGAACAATGGATGGAAAACCTGTTGTTTTGCCATTGTTGTACAAGTATAACATTGAAGACGGTTTTGCTCCAATTTCAGAAGTTATGGAGGACAGAAACCAAAGAATTAAGGAGATGTATTGGAAATTATGGATTGGTGAACCATTCAACTTGAAGTTTGATCCAAGAAAGGAAATTAAAGGTAGTGATTTTAAGATCACTAAACAAGATATCCAAGAATTCACCCACGCTATTGGTAACAATTGTGAAGATTTTGTACCAAGATCGGGTAGAGACCTTCTTGCCCCAATGGATTTTGCCATTGTCGTAGGCTGGAGAGCTATCATCAAAGCTATTTTCCCAGAAACTGTTGATGGTGATTTGTTAAAGTTGGTTCATTTATCCAACGGCTATCAAATGCTTCCAGGTGCTAAGCCTTTGAAAGAGGGTGATATTATCTCTACTTCTGCTTCGATCAAATCTGTCGTCAACCAACCAACAGGTAAGATCGTTGAAGTTGTTGGAACCTTAAGCAGGGACTCCAAACCAATTATGGAGGTCACATCATCTTTCTTTTACAGAGGCAAATACTCCGATTTTGAGAATACTTTCCAAAAGACTGTTGAACCAATTTATGAAATGAACATCAAGTCTGCTAAAGACATCGCTGTGTTACGTTCTAAGGAGTGGTTCCAGttagatgatgaagatattgatttaTTGAATAAGGTTCTATCATTTGAAACCGAAACAGAAGTGACCTTCAAGGATGCAACAATCTTTTCTTCCGTCAAATGTTCTGGTCCTATCTTTATGGAACTACCAACTAAGGAAAAGATTGAAATTGGTATTGTTAACTATGAAGCTGGCGAATCCTACGGTAATCCTGTAATTGACTTTTTGAAGAGAAATGCTGCTACGCTAGAACAGAAAGTCAATCTAGAGAATCCAATTCCTATTGCTGTTCTTGATTCATACACACCAAGTACTAACGAACCATATGCCAGAGTCTCAGGTGATTTGAATCCAATCCATGTTTCTCGTCACTTTGCAGCTTATGCTGATCTACCAGGAACAATTACACATGGTATGTATTCCTCTGCTGCTGTTCGTGGTCTGATTGAAAATTGGGCTGCTGATAGTGTATCTTCTAGAGTTAGAGGTTTCAACTGTCAATTCACAAGCATGGTCCTGCCTAATACTCCACTGAAAACCAGTATTCAACATGTCGGTATGATTAACGGTCGTAAACTGTTCAAGTTTGAGACTAAGAACGAGAATGATACAGTTGTCTTGGTCGGTGAAGCTGAGGTTGAACAGCCAGTTTCCGCATTTGTTTTCACTGGTCAGGGTTCTCAAGAGCAAGGTATGGGTATGGATCTTTACGAAAAATCTGCTGTTGCTAAGGAAGTTTGGGACAGAGCTGATAAACATTTCAAAGAGACATATGGTTTCTCTATCCTAAATATTGTTAAGAACAATCCAAATGAATTTACTGTTCATTTCGGTGGTGAAAAGGGTAGAAAGATCAGAGAGAACTACTCAAATATGATCTTCGAAACCATTGTTGATGGTGAATTAAAGGCTGAAAAgattttcaaagaaatcgATGAGACAACTACTTCTTACACTTTCAAGTCACCAACTGGTTTGTTGTCTGCAACTCAATTCACTCAACCAGCTTTAACTCTGATGGAAAAAGCTGCCTTTGAGGATTTGAAAGCCAAGGGTGTTATTCCAGTGGAAGCTGCCTTTGCTGGTCACTCTTTGGGTGAATATGCTGCTTTGGCCTCCCTTGCTGATGTTATGTCTATTGAATCCTTGGTTGAAGTTGTCTTCTACAGAGGTATGACCATGCAAGTAGCTGTTCCAAGAGATTCGGCTGGAAGATCTAACTATGGTATGATTGCAGTTAACCCAGGAAGGGTTTC carries:
- the SPE1 gene encoding ornithine decarboxylase SPE1 (CAGL0D00484g~Ortholog(s) have ornithine decarboxylase activity and role in DNA biosynthetic process, nuclear division, pantothenate biosynthetic process, putrescine biosynthetic process, spermidine biosynthetic process, spore germination), whose translation is MASQPEIAKNLFASTTTLVDYPAKEEKKSHEDNVDTYLEQLFYKLKNDPEISKLPHNEAHLEIYNALKKRVDDINNETCEPGEENSFFVCDLGEIERLYANWWKELPRVQPFYAVKCNPDLKIIRKLADLGANFDCASKLEIDKVLSMDVNPERIIYANPCKAASFIRYAATNKVMKSTFDNVEELHKIKKFHPESQLFLRIATDDSTAQCRLSTKYGCEMERVDSLLECIKTLGLNLVGVSFHVGSGASDFSSLYKAVRDARIVFDKAVNDYGLPELKTLDVGGGFQLESFKESSAVLRLALDEYFPESSKVDIIAEPGRYLVASAFTLSANVIAKRKLNEAESMIYVNDGVYGNMNCILFDHQEPTPRTLWHDNNYHYDDFDSTSPNPITTCPYKVSMWGPTCDGLDCITKEYYMKHDLVVGDWLYFPRLGAYTSSAATPFNGFDQTADIIYINSENHDNI
- the LOT5 gene encoding Lot5p (CAGL0D00506g~Ortholog(s) have cytoplasm, nucleus localization), with protein sequence MSESKLVFFKPTLEHVIPWKRYQLEQPKVLVNNELYDDKEGKLILYGGGREFLLRDIDRGEEVEVEVYILEGRLMLWIKHPDINKGVEIPNSSIIYHGSRINYEGRDGHRLELVVSVCRDKIIDELFGSDKSRDTDIYGGTVLNGGNELNAGHEGSSRGVSEELPMYTLSSVELVLRPKYSSFDRYYSEEIEQLFTFDNFGLNRGDDLIENCHNQLALSIEHSAQEEEVLSSDNAGMNEQPGEPTSMSTLLNSMNSTNGMYPTNIAQSDQRFENSNSDTPVIGNTGNCDDLDDMNFGMEIGDASSFAIEQNQLNPASAILGRRSRDS